A region of the Candidatus Nanosynbacter lyticus genome:
TGTTACAATCTGTGCTGACAGCGTCTCAACCAGAATTTGCCGAAACGCACCAGGTTCTTTATCGCCAAAGAAATACTTGTGCAGCAGCGGTGCCAGAATGATCACGCCCGTAAACGACGCAAAGCTCAGTTGCCAGCCCAAATCACCCCAGCCAAATTGCGGATTGACCATCAGCGTAATCGCCGCCGAGACTGGCAGCAGCACCAGCGGATGAATCGTCCGCCCATAATACCAGACTGCCAAACTGAGTCCCGCCACCAGACCAGCCCGCGACATGCTCGGACTCAAGCCTGTTACCGCCATAAAGCCAATAATCATCGTTGCCGCACTGAGCATTGCCAGATATTTTGACCGCTTGGCAAATAACCGCCGCGCCAGGCGCACCAAAATTGTCAAATTGTAACCGCTAGCCACCACAATGTGCGTCAGTCCAGCAATCTTCAAATTATCGCTCAGCTCCGTCGGCATGGCTCGCCGTAACCCCAACAAAAATCCCAAACCCAGCGCTGACTCAGACTCTGTAATATGTTTGCGCACCCGCTCAGCAAACCAATCGCGCGCCCCAACCGCCACGTCACCAGGCACTGGACGCTCGACTCTAATGATTTTCGCCCGATACATACTCGCCGAAAAAGCGCCAAATCCGGTCGTTAATTTTCCTTGAGCTTGAACGATGTCGCTGCGTTTAATGGGACGCTTATCAGCCGTCACTACCCATAGTTGTCCTGCCAATTTCTCGCCATTGATCCGTAAATTACTCAATCGCAACACCGTTTGCCCTTTCTTATCAATGTCGGGGTCTTCCAAAACACGACCTTGAATAGCGGCAGTTTTACCAATCAGCGAATCGTACACCTCCAAACCGGC
Encoded here:
- a CDS encoding ComEC/Rec2 family competence protein gives rise to the protein MNSRLFEKIHISWLVAAWCLGLTVGVITIHYLPRLVMFEAWALVVGLGLMAVVMAWRLRVLMIVAIISGGLAGMWRGELGRAGLEVYDSLIGKTAAIQGRVLEDPDIDKKGQTVLRLSNLRINGEKLAGQLWVVTADKRPIKRSDIVQAQGKLTTGFGAFSASMYRAKIIRVERPVPGDVAVGARDWFAERVRKHITESESALGLGFLLGLRRAMPTELSDNLKIAGLTHIVVASGYNLTILVRLARRLFAKRSKYLAMLSAATMIIGFMAVTGLSPSMSRAGLVAGLSLAVWYYGRTIHPLVLLPVSAAITLMVNPQFGWGDLGWQLSFASFTGVIILAPLLHKYFFGDKEPGAFRQILVETLSAQIVTLPLLMMSFGVVSNVALIANMLILPFVPLAMLLTFASGVLAMVPMIGAAIALPTTWLLGYMIQAANWLAGLEWAQMEVNITWWQCGLMYAVMIGAMLWMKKQTKLNLGKVNIVE